A single region of the Streptomyces sp. NBC_01381 genome encodes:
- a CDS encoding DUF6230 family protein, producing MESVARGGTRWKRFAVVMVPSVAATAAIGVALSQGALAASFSVSGQQFKVTADQLDGEGFVQYGALDSGKSGNHPVAVVGLESAKITNLCQSVVVPVPVFGDVSMTLKAGAKGGPRVEAKKLYIDADDLKADATFTNVDIGVSVDQTTKGPGPAKGDKYAPDSFAQQADKVRFTDVKQRAWATTAGTFKLSGLAMSVKKGKHECY from the coding sequence TCATGGTGCCGAGCGTCGCGGCTACTGCCGCGATAGGCGTGGCCCTGTCCCAGGGTGCGCTGGCGGCATCGTTCAGTGTGTCCGGTCAGCAGTTCAAGGTGACTGCCGACCAGCTCGACGGCGAGGGATTCGTCCAGTACGGGGCGCTTGACAGCGGTAAGTCGGGTAACCACCCGGTCGCCGTCGTCGGCCTCGAATCGGCGAAGATCACCAACCTGTGCCAGTCCGTTGTCGTCCCGGTCCCGGTCTTCGGCGATGTGTCGATGACCCTCAAGGCCGGCGCCAAGGGCGGCCCGAGGGTCGAGGCGAAGAAGCTCTACATCGACGCCGATGACCTGAAGGCCGACGCGACGTTCACCAACGTCGACATCGGCGTCTCGGTCGACCAGACCACCAAGGGCCCCGGCCCGGCGAAGGGCGACAAGTACGCCCCGGACTCGTTCGCGCAGCAGGCTGACAAGGTGCGGTTCACCGACGTCAAGCAGCGTGCGTGGGCGACCACCGCCGGCACCTTCAAGCTCTCTGGCCTGGCGATGTCGGTCAAGAAGGGCAAGCACGAGTGCTACTGA
- a CDS encoding DUF6114 domain-containing protein, producing the protein MSAEAQVGLGIKLGRMRRSFRGWRGQRPFWGGLLTLLGGIPIMYFPYANLTLGTMTIRMATTAGAGSLIIGVLLVVLGLTMWFQPHSRVFAGVAAILLALVSLVVSNFGGFVIGFLLALIGGALGISWAAAKPDAKPAKGRADQDGDGSDDGAPEPAAAGAANGVSGTTDDLSGTSPDNGTNGRHRAG; encoded by the coding sequence ATGAGCGCCGAAGCGCAAGTGGGCCTTGGCATCAAGCTCGGCCGGATGCGCCGATCGTTCCGAGGGTGGCGCGGTCAGCGCCCGTTCTGGGGTGGTCTGCTGACGTTGCTCGGCGGCATCCCGATCATGTACTTCCCGTACGCGAACCTCACGCTCGGCACGATGACGATCCGGATGGCGACCACCGCCGGTGCCGGTTCGCTGATCATCGGTGTCCTGCTTGTCGTGCTCGGTCTGACCATGTGGTTCCAGCCGCATTCCCGGGTGTTCGCGGGTGTCGCGGCGATTCTGCTCGCTCTGGTCTCCCTGGTGGTCTCCAACTTCGGCGGCTTCGTCATCGGTTTCCTGCTCGCCCTGATCGGCGGTGCCCTCGGCATCTCGTGGGCGGCGGCCAAGCCCGATGCCAAGCCCGCGAAGGGACGTGCCGACCAGGACGGCGACGGCTCCGACGACGGGGCGCCGGAGCCCGCGGCCGCGGGGGCCGCGAACGGGGTGAGCGGCACTACGGACGATCTGTCAGGAACGAGCCCGGACAACGGGACGAACGGGAGGCACCGTGCCGGCTGA